tgaacatctgtatgtttttttttttgtgtggcatggatttagaagTTATTACGTGTAATTGGAATGTGTTTTAAACCTGTTTTGTGTTGTCCTGTGACATACCGGTTGGTACCGGAAAATTAACCGTTAACCGATAAGTCCGACGTAACGGCAATGGTTTTGAATTTCATAATTCCGTCGGCACTTAACGGATATCGGTTAACCGCTAATTTTAATGGCAACAGTAGCGGCAGAGCCATTATTCGTTACGTTAAGTGCCGTTGACAGCCCTatctcaaactatacaacggattttcgtaaattttatatcattggaaaacattttaaaacacctacctaatgaatataaatatggctatcaaattttacatatatcttataataatactaatccattactccacttatttatggtataggtcatctaattagggacagaGGTAGTATTTTACAAATAACTGACTCAATCGACCTTCCGGTGATGATGTAAAAAGATATCACCTGTTGCTACTGTTAATTAATACCCCTAACATTGCGCGAGAACTCCAGCGATCCATCTGAACAACCTTATTCTGAACTGTAAATCCACCAAAACTGATGATGGATCCATCTGTTGAATTGAACCTTCTAAGCCGCAATCGAACTTCCTATTGGGTACAACCACATTCCTGTAATCTCTACCACACCTGAGAATGCATCGAGAACTTTTGGGTTACTGAACATTCTGTCCACTTTAATCGTAGTTTCAAGATTATCTTCGGAAGTCTCACTGCTTTGACAACTGCTACCAGTACTGTCATTAGTGCAACTGGGTTTGATCTGTTCTCTAAGTCAGGCTTTTAAAAACAATATGTCTCTAATTCGGGTCACTTCCTTTTTCACCTTTTGCTGTAGGGAATTTGGTATATGCGGATGACTACCTAGTGAATACCACGCCACCACCCGCAAGAGTTGCAGAATAAGGGGGTAACACTCTAGTTGGAAGAACTGTCACTAGCTGAGACGGGTGCTCTGGCTGGAAACTTGACGGTAAGTCAGGTCTATTGCCGATATTTGACAGGCATTTGAGATCTTCCATATCAAGCGTCAGTGTTGCTAGTCGGGATTCCACACCTGGAAATACCTTGCATGATGTCGATATGTTATGCAAATCTTTTGGGGATAAAAAGTAATGATATTTGATTAAAAACCCTAAGTATGAATGTCTACAACATTTATCAATATCAAGTCAACTATAACTATTGAGGAGGATCTGAATTTGAAGAGCTTGCCTGGAGGAACACCAATATACAGCTCACCTTCAATGTTGAGTGGATGTATGAGCTTTTCTTCCAAAACATCATGTAATTTTATCCAAGATGCATGCTGTATATTTGTAATCCCGTAATTAGATGCAGGGAAATGTCcacatttagaaaaaaaaaaagtacaaagaAAAGGAGAGAAGGGTGGATCAAAAGGAAAGAGGTCAGTCAGAGCAAAGAACTGGGTTGTTGTTTTGTTTCTGTAGCATCTTCTCAGTGCCAGTAGATGGAGATAAACAACAGAATGTGTTTAAGATGCCATGAGATCGTTTTGATCTTTAATTGTGTGCTGTGATGATGATTTAAGACCCACGCCTTTTGTTAAACAGATCAGAACTACATCTAAACCCCGTGATCTATGCTTCCGCACCCCTAATGCTTGATAAAGTTAATAATGTACAATTTAATAAATACCTCGATAAACCCACCGCAAAGCCGAATCAAAGGATAAAAACATCCGTCCCTTCCGCACAGTAATGGAGGATTTTCTGACATAATGTTAGCTAATGCATTGTGCAGACCAGAGGTGTGGTTGAGCACATGATGAACCTAACACCGAAAACACAAGAAAACGGGAACTTGAGGAAAATATATTCTTGCACCATTTTTGAAACTGAAGTAAAGAGTAAAGGAGTTCCACTGCAAACCTTTATGTTGTCTTTTCCATTTGCTCCGAACACTGGCCAAATTATTGCAACAATTTCTCCGAGCTTAAGCTTTCTGCAGATAAAACACTAAGAACGCTAACTTGCTATAGAATATTTAAAGATTGCAGAGGATTCATGAAATTGTCTATGAATATGAAATTCTACAATACCCGCTATCAATGAGTGAATGCACCCCAGCTGAACAGGAGGATCTTACTTCCCAAGCATGCCAGCAGCAGTATCTATAATAAGTTAACAGCTTTCCCATCTTTGGAGGCACATGCCtaatcaggttttgcaattcCCAGCTATGGTTT
Above is a genomic segment from Papaver somniferum cultivar HN1 chromosome 10, ASM357369v1, whole genome shotgun sequence containing:
- the LOC113314958 gene encoding uncharacterized protein LOC113314958; this encodes MGKLLTYYRYCCWHAWEVRSSCSAGVHSLIDSGKLKLGEIVAIIWPVFGANGKDNIKVHHVLNHTSGLHNALANIMSENPPLLCGRDGCFYPLIRLCGGFIEHASWIKLHDVLEEKLIHPLNIEGVESRLATLTLDMEDLKCLSNIGNRPDLPSSFQPEHPSQLVTVLPTRVLPPYSATLAGGGVVFTR